A DNA window from Luteolibacter luteus contains the following coding sequences:
- the leuB gene encoding 3-isopropylmalate dehydrogenase: protein MSRSYRIAVLSGDGIGPEVMTEALRVLDAVEAKFGFTTTREERLVGGAAIDATGHPLPTETVASCEQSDGILFGSVGGPKWESLPPDIQPERGALLPIRKHFGLFANLRPGVCLPSLTHASPVKNELIPNGFNVLCVRELTGGVYFGQPKGREERDGEPVAFDTMIYRKSEIDRILRVAFTAAMGRGKRLVSVDKANVLATSVLWRETAVEVAKDFPEVELSHLYVDNAAMQLVRRPDSFDVLVTENLFGDILSDEMAMISGSLGMLPSASLGKQKEGGLYFGMYEPSGGSAPDIAGKGVANPIAQILSAAMLLRFSLGENEAASAIEAAVAKAIDDGFRTGDIATGAAGETKVGTTGMGDAVLARL from the coding sequence ATGTCTCGCAGCTACCGCATTGCAGTTCTTTCCGGCGACGGGATCGGCCCGGAAGTCATGACCGAAGCCCTCCGCGTGCTCGACGCCGTGGAAGCGAAGTTCGGTTTCACCACCACCCGCGAAGAGCGCCTGGTCGGCGGTGCGGCGATCGATGCCACCGGACACCCGCTGCCTACGGAGACCGTCGCATCCTGCGAGCAGAGCGATGGTATCCTCTTCGGCTCCGTCGGTGGCCCGAAGTGGGAAAGCCTTCCGCCGGACATCCAGCCGGAGCGCGGCGCGCTGCTGCCCATCCGCAAGCATTTCGGCCTTTTCGCAAACCTGCGTCCGGGCGTCTGCCTGCCTTCCCTCACCCACGCTTCGCCGGTGAAGAACGAGCTCATCCCGAATGGCTTCAACGTGCTCTGCGTGCGTGAGCTCACCGGTGGTGTCTACTTCGGCCAGCCGAAAGGCCGCGAGGAACGCGACGGCGAGCCGGTGGCCTTCGACACGATGATCTATCGCAAGAGCGAGATCGACCGCATCCTGCGCGTCGCTTTCACCGCCGCGATGGGACGCGGCAAGCGCCTCGTCTCCGTGGACAAGGCAAACGTCCTCGCCACCTCCGTCCTGTGGCGCGAGACCGCCGTGGAAGTCGCGAAGGATTTCCCGGAAGTGGAACTCAGCCACCTTTATGTGGACAATGCCGCGATGCAGCTCGTGCGTCGTCCGGATTCCTTCGACGTGCTCGTGACGGAGAATCTCTTCGGTGACATCCTCTCGGATGAAATGGCCATGATCTCCGGATCCCTCGGCATGCTGCCCTCCGCTTCGCTGGGCAAGCAGAAGGAAGGCGGCCTTTACTTCGGCATGTATGAGCCTTCCGGCGGTTCCGCTCCGGACATCGCGGGTAAGGGAGTCGCGAACCCCATCGCTCAGATCCTCTCCGCTGCCATGCTCCTGCGCTTCTCTCTCGGCGAGAACGAGGCTGCCTCTGCGATCGAAGCCGCTGTGGCGAAGGCCATCGACGATGGCTTCCGGACCGGCGACATCGCGACCGGTGCCGCGGGCGAGACGAAAGTCGGAACCACAGGCATGGGCGATGCAGTTCTGGCGCGCCTCTGA